The DNA window AGCGACTTCGACGGGTACGACGGCGATCAGGAGACGAACGTCGAGAGCGACCACGACGCGTGGGGCGTCGACCCCGAGTAGATGCCGCGCGCGCTCGTCGACACGACCGTTCTCTTCGCGGCGGCGTACCGCCGCGACGGCGCACACGATGACGCCCTCCCGATCCTCAGGGGGATCGATACCGCCGACCTGCCGGAGGCGGTGATCCTGGATTACGTGCTCGCGGAGACGCTCAACGGGCTGACGACGCACGCGGGCCACGACGCTGCCGTCGACTTTCTCGACCGGGTGGAGGAGAACACGCGACTCCACGTCGACTCCCTGACGGCGGACGCGTTCGCGACGGCGAAGGGCCTCTTTCGGCAACACGAACGGTTCTCGTTCGTCGACGCCTGTGTCGTCGCGTACATGCGACTGGAGGGACTCGGCTACCTCTACGCGTTCGACGACGACTTCGACGCCGCCGAGGACGTCTACCGCCTCGACGTCGCGACCGATCCGTATCAGCCGGAGTGACCGAGACGCGGTCGGCGTTCGACGAGGCACACCGGAACTCTCACACGGGTCTACCTCGTGAACACGGTCGACGAGGCGCTCGTC is part of the Halorubrum aethiopicum genome and encodes:
- a CDS encoding PIN domain-containing protein, whose protein sequence is MPRALVDTTVLFAAAYRRDGAHDDALPILRGIDTADLPEAVILDYVLAETLNGLTTHAGHDAAVDFLDRVEENTRLHVDSLTADAFATAKGLFRQHERFSFVDACVVAYMRLEGLGYLYAFDDDFDAAEDVYRLDVATDPYQPE